In Mycoplasmopsis synoviae ATCC 25204, the sequence GGATATCCGGCAAGAATTCCAACTGCCATTTTTTCTTCAAGACCTTTTTGAATTGGTTTTATATATTCTTTTGGAATTTTTCCGCCAACTATTTTATCTATAAATTCAAAACCTTGATCGTGGTTAGGTTCAAATTTAAGTCATACATGACCATATTGACCTTTTCCACCTGATTGTTTAATGTGTTTACCTTCAACTTCAGCTGATTTGGTAATTGTTTCACGATATGAAACTTGAGGCGCACCAACTTTTACTTTAACACCGAATTCTCTTTTTAGACGGTCAACAATAATATCAAGGTGAAGCTCACCCATACCTGAAATAATTGTTTGACCAGTTTCTTCATCGGTATATGTTCTAAAAGTAGGATCTTCTGCAGATAATTTTTGAAGACCTAGTGAAAGTTTTTCGTTAGCTGCTTTACTTTCAGGTTCAAGTGCTTGAGAGATAACTGGTTCAGGGAATACCATTTTCTCTAAAACAACTTTAGGTGATTTTTCACCAACTAGAGTATCTCCAGTTGTGGTGAATTTAAGTCCAACAGCGGCAGCGATATCTCCAGCTCTACATTCGTCGATTTCTACACGGTTATTAGCGTGCATTTGTAGAATACGTCCGATACGCTCTTTTTGTTCTTTAGTTGAGTTATATACGTAGCTTCCTTTTTCTAAAACTCCACGATATACTCTAAAGAATGTAAGTGATCCAACAAAAGGATCGGTCATAACTTTGAAAGCCAGCGCTGCAAATTCACCATCGTCGGTAGCCACAACATCTGTTTCTTGGTCATTTAAATAAGCTTTAATTGGTGGAATATCTAAAGGTGAAGGTAGATAATCAACTACCGCGTCAATCATTTTCTTAACACCTTTGTTTTTAAATGATGTTCCACAAACAACTGGGAAGAATTCACTTGTTAAAGTTGCTTTACGAATTGTGTTTTTAAAGGTATCGATATCTACATCTGCACCTTCTAAAACCATCATCATAACTTCTTCGTCAAAGTTAGCTGCAGCTTCTAATAATTCTTGACGTTTTGCTTTAGCTACGTCTAGTAAATCAGTAGGAATTTCCATTGGGAATTCTTCTTCTGCAGATTCTCCATTATAAGTAGTTGCAGTCATGGTAACTAAATCGATAATTCCATTGAAATTAGATTCAGATCCTATAGGTCATTGAATGGCAACAGCGTTACCTCCAAGACGTGATTTAACAGAAGCAACTGCAGCTTCAAAGTCAGCTCCAGCTTTATCCATTTTATTAACATAAACAATTCTAGGAACTTTATAGTTTGTAGCTTGTCTTCAAACTGTTTCGGTTTGAGGTTCTACTCCTGATTGAGCATCTAAAACCGCAACGGCACCATCTAAAACTCTTAAAGAACGTTCAACTTCAACTGTAAAGTCAACGTGTCCTGGGGTATCGATTATGTTAATTCTTTTATTTTTTCAATAAGCAGTGGTTGCTGCTGAAGTAATGGTAATTCCACGTTCTTTTTCTTGTTCCATTCAATCCATTTGTGAAACACCATCATGAGTTTCTCCAATTTTATGGATTTTACCAGTGTGGTAAAGAATTCTTTCAGTAGTAGTGGTTTTACCGGCATCGATATGAGCCATAATTCCGATATTACGGTAATCTTTTAAATCGTAATCTCTTGCCATGCTCGCCTATCATCTAAAATGAGCAAAGGCTTTATTAGCTTCTGCCATTTTATGAGTATCTTCACGTTTTTTAATAGCACCACCGGTTTTATTTGCAGCATCGATAATTTCGTTAGCTAAACGAAGGTCCATGCTTTTATCATTTCTTAAACGTGCATATTGCACAAGTCATCTAAGAGATAATGTTTGTTTTCTTCTTTTAGAAACTTCAGTTGGAACTTGGTAGTTTGTTCCACCAATTCTTCTTGTTCTAATTTCAAGTTGTGGAGTAATGTTTTCAACAGCTTGAGTGAAAACTTGCATTGGATCTTTTTTTGTTTTTTCTTTGACAAGATCAAATGCAGAATATAAAATATCTTGCGCAATTGATTTTTTACCATCAAGCATAATGGTATTAATTAACTTAGTAACAACTACTGAGTTAAAAATTGGATCAGCAAGTACTTCGCGAACTTTTGCAGATTTTTTTCTTGACATTTTACCTTTCTTAGTTTTTATTTTTATTAATTATTATTTTTTGTCTTTTTTGGTTCCGTATAAACTACGACCTTGTTTACGGTTATTTACTCCAGCAACGTCTTGAGTACCTCTAACGATATGGTATCTAACCCCAGGAAGGTCTTTAACACGACCACCACGAATTAAAACAACAGAGTGTTCTTGAATGTTGTGTTTTTCACCTGGAATATAAGCAGTAACTTCCATACCATTTGAAAGCTTAACACGGGCAAATTTACGAAGAGCTGAGTTAGGCTTTTTAGGTGTCATTGTTGCCACACGAGTACATACACCACGTTTAAATGGTGATGGCATTTTTTTAGATCTTTTAATTAATGAGTTGTAACTTCAGCTTAATGCAGGAGCATTTTGTTTTTGAACTTTTGAAGTACGTCCACGATTAACTAATTGATTAGTTGTAGGCATATTTATCCTTTCTAAATTTATTATGTTTGGTTAAGATTTACATATTATACAACAACATGGCCTAGAGTATCACAAAAATTTATAAAAAAATATCAACGTTTTATATGCGTTAATATTTAGAAATTTTTGCCTTTTTAACCTTAGGAATATGAAGCACTAAAGTAAATTCTCCTAAGATTTCTGAATTAGTTTTTAAAGTATTTAATACCTCTATCGCTGATCCATGATATGTTTTTTCAAACTTTTTAGTTAGCTCTCTAGAAAGTGAAATTTTTTCATTTCCATTAAATACTAAATTTATATCTTCTAGCGTTTTTTCAATTTTATGTGGCGATACAAAAAAAATATAAGTTCCTTGAGTTAAGTTTTTCAAATAATTAAC encodes:
- the fusA gene encoding elongation factor G → MARDYDLKDYRNIGIMAHIDAGKTTTTERILYHTGKIHKIGETHDGVSQMDWMEQEKERGITITSAATTAYWKNKRINIIDTPGHVDFTVEVERSLRVLDGAVAVLDAQSGVEPQTETVWRQATNYKVPRIVYVNKMDKAGADFEAAVASVKSRLGGNAVAIQWPIGSESNFNGIIDLVTMTATTYNGESAEEEFPMEIPTDLLDVAKAKRQELLEAAANFDEEVMMMVLEGADVDIDTFKNTIRKATLTSEFFPVVCGTSFKNKGVKKMIDAVVDYLPSPLDIPPIKAYLNDQETDVVATDDGEFAALAFKVMTDPFVGSLTFFRVYRGVLEKGSYVYNSTKEQKERIGRILQMHANNRVEIDECRAGDIAAAVGLKFTTTGDTLVGEKSPKVVLEKMVFPEPVISQALEPESKAANEKLSLGLQKLSAEDPTFRTYTDEETGQTIISGMGELHLDIIVDRLKREFGVKVKVGAPQVSYRETITKSAEVEGKHIKQSGGKGQYGHVWLKFEPNHDQGFEFIDKIVGGKIPKEYIKPIQKGLEEKMAVGILAGYPMIDVKATLFDGSYHDVDSSELAYKIAASKALTKAKDLIGTVLLEPIMDVSVVVPSDHMGDVIGDLSRRRGLISDQEQRNDGAVIVRAKVPLSEMFGYSTELRSMTSGRGTYQMQFDHYEKCPKNISDEIIKKRNIQNKDEE
- the rpsG gene encoding 30S ribosomal protein S7, coding for MSRKKSAKVREVLADPIFNSVVVTKLINTIMLDGKKSIAQDILYSAFDLVKEKTKKDPMQVFTQAVENITPQLEIRTRRIGGTNYQVPTEVSKRRKQTLSLRWLVQYARLRNDKSMDLRLANEIIDAANKTGGAIKKREDTHKMAEANKAFAHFRW
- the rpsL gene encoding 30S ribosomal protein S12, yielding MPTTNQLVNRGRTSKVQKQNAPALSWSYNSLIKRSKKMPSPFKRGVCTRVATMTPKKPNSALRKFARVKLSNGMEVTAYIPGEKHNIQEHSVVLIRGGRVKDLPGVRYHIVRGTQDVAGVNNRKQGRSLYGTKKDKK